From Cecembia calidifontis, one genomic window encodes:
- a CDS encoding alpha-glucuronidase family glycosyl hydrolase has translation MKKLFLIYILLLLPVFVFANDGYKLWLQYLPFENKAITEYYGDYLDNTVLLGKSPTHDVIQKELELAYSGFFDKNPGNISRTSVGSGLLWIAKFGDLPKEIRETITDHAQSLNDEGYLLHYLKGKLIVSSKTDIGLLYGTFALLKKIQTRQKLEDLHEISNPKIQKRLLNHWDNLNRTVERGFAGFSIWNWHRLPQHIDQQYIDYARANASIGINGTSITNVNANALVLTPEYLEKAAALADAFRPYGIKVYLTARFNAPMVLDNLPTADPLDPKVQQWWKDKTKEIYNYIPDFGGFLVKADSEGQPGPHNYGRTQADGANMLADAVKPFGGIVMWRAFVYNEHTPTDRIRQAYDEFKPLDGKFRDNVIVQVKNGPLDFQPREPFHPLFGAMPETPLMMEFQITKEYLGQDTHWVNLATMWEEVLKSDTYAKGPGSPVSKVVDGSLHNYKLTGIAGVSNIGTDRNWTGHHTAQADWFAFGQLAWNPEQNIDNIGEDWIRMTFSNDTEVIKTIKGIMMNSYEILVNYMTPLGLHHIMARSHHWGPGPWVTGGGRDDWTATYYHKANSDSIGFDRTEKGSNALAQYAPEWKETWGDAESIPLEFLLWFHRVPWDKKLSTGNTLWNEMALRYQKGVEGARWMQKEWSKLEGSIDPERFSHIASFLNIQVNEAEWWRDACLLYFGQYSKMPLPAGVEAPKHDLTYYLNFKRNFVPGI, from the coding sequence ATGAAAAAACTTTTCCTGATTTACATCCTTTTGTTGCTTCCTGTTTTTGTTTTTGCAAATGACGGATACAAATTATGGCTCCAATATTTACCTTTTGAAAATAAGGCAATTACAGAATACTATGGAGATTACTTGGACAATACTGTTCTTCTGGGGAAATCCCCCACGCATGACGTCATCCAAAAAGAATTGGAACTAGCCTATTCAGGTTTTTTTGACAAAAATCCGGGGAATATTTCCCGAACGAGTGTGGGGTCGGGTTTATTATGGATCGCAAAATTCGGAGATTTGCCCAAAGAAATCCGGGAAACAATAACAGATCATGCCCAATCCCTCAATGATGAGGGGTATTTATTGCATTATTTGAAAGGCAAACTAATCGTCAGTTCCAAAACTGATATTGGATTGCTTTATGGAACTTTTGCTTTATTAAAAAAAATCCAGACCAGGCAAAAGCTGGAAGATTTGCACGAAATCAGTAATCCGAAAATCCAGAAAAGACTATTGAATCACTGGGATAACCTTAACCGGACTGTAGAAAGAGGTTTTGCGGGATTCAGCATCTGGAACTGGCACAGGCTTCCTCAGCACATTGACCAACAGTACATTGATTATGCCAGGGCCAATGCCTCCATCGGCATCAATGGCACCTCAATAACCAATGTAAATGCCAATGCTTTGGTTTTGACACCAGAATATTTGGAAAAAGCTGCTGCCTTAGCAGATGCTTTTAGACCTTATGGTATAAAAGTCTATCTCACCGCAAGGTTCAATGCCCCCATGGTCTTAGACAATCTGCCGACCGCAGATCCGCTTGACCCGAAGGTACAACAGTGGTGGAAAGATAAAACCAAAGAAATTTATAACTATATACCAGATTTTGGCGGTTTTTTGGTCAAAGCCGACTCAGAAGGACAGCCGGGCCCTCACAATTATGGGAGGACCCAAGCCGATGGCGCCAATATGCTGGCAGATGCGGTCAAACCTTTTGGCGGCATTGTCATGTGGCGTGCTTTTGTTTATAATGAACATACCCCCACAGACAGAATTAGACAGGCCTATGACGAGTTCAAGCCATTGGATGGAAAATTCAGGGATAATGTCATTGTACAGGTAAAAAACGGGCCCTTGGATTTTCAACCCAGAGAGCCTTTTCATCCGCTTTTTGGGGCTATGCCTGAAACACCTTTGATGATGGAATTTCAGATCACTAAAGAGTACCTGGGACAGGATACCCACTGGGTAAATCTGGCCACAATGTGGGAAGAGGTATTAAAATCCGATACCTATGCCAAAGGGCCAGGAAGCCCGGTCAGCAAGGTGGTGGATGGAAGCCTTCATAATTATAAGTTGACAGGCATAGCTGGAGTATCCAACATTGGAACGGACAGGAATTGGACAGGACATCATACGGCACAGGCAGACTGGTTTGCATTTGGCCAACTTGCATGGAATCCAGAACAAAATATTGATAACATTGGGGAGGACTGGATCAGAATGACTTTTAGCAATGATACGGAAGTGATCAAAACGATAAAAGGGATCATGATGAACTCCTATGAAATTTTAGTCAACTACATGACCCCGTTGGGTTTGCACCACATCATGGCCCGAAGCCACCACTGGGGACCTGGTCCATGGGTAACAGGAGGAGGTCGGGATGACTGGACTGCTACCTATTATCATAAAGCCAACAGCGACAGCATTGGCTTTGACCGCACTGAGAAGGGCAGCAATGCTTTGGCGCAATATGCTCCTGAGTGGAAAGAAACATGGGGCGATGCGGAAAGCATCCCCTTGGAGTTTTTGCTTTGGTTTCACCGGGTGCCATGGGATAAAAAACTTTCTACTGGAAACACCCTTTGGAATGAAATGGCCCTTCGCTATCAAAAAGGAGTGGAAGGCGCCCGATGGATGCAAAAGGAATGGAGTAAATTAGAAGGCAGTATTGACCCTGAAAGGTTCAGTCATATTGCTTCATTTCTCAACATCCAGGTAAATGAGGCTGAATGGTGGAGAGATGCTTGCCTTTTGTATTTTGGTCAATATTCCAAAATGCCACTCCCGGCAGGGGTTGAAGCTCCAAAGCACGATCTGACCTATTATTTAAATTTCAAAAGAAACTTTGTCCCGGGAATATAA
- a CDS encoding carbohydrate kinase family protein, whose protein sequence is MSKKVVCYGEMLWDCFPEHEIPGGAPMNVALHLCQLGLDVQMISRIGLDAHGEKLLDFTSSFGLDPTCIQKDEIHPTGKVIVDNKDPENIKYDIVSPAAWDYIALTNEALKAVKGADAFIFGSLSVRNQVSWETLYHLLHEPVLKIFDINLRAPFYDFEQIEIILGYTDILKINEHELLIVADYFDIDLPEKSTHLEKSKMVCAYLTEHFPISMVCITLGDKGAMIYQEGNITSHPGYSVKVEDTVGSGDAFLSGFVKTYLEGKRPQDILDFACAMGAYVATQKGGTPRYEIEDVLRVKEAAK, encoded by the coding sequence ATGTCTAAAAAAGTTGTTTGTTATGGGGAAATGCTCTGGGATTGTTTTCCAGAGCATGAAATACCAGGTGGGGCTCCCATGAATGTAGCCCTACATTTATGCCAATTGGGTTTGGATGTTCAAATGATCTCCAGAATTGGACTTGATGCGCATGGGGAAAAATTATTGGACTTCACTTCTTCCTTTGGACTTGACCCAACCTGTATCCAAAAGGATGAAATACATCCAACGGGAAAAGTCATCGTGGACAACAAGGATCCCGAAAACATCAAATACGACATTGTCTCTCCTGCAGCTTGGGATTACATAGCCTTAACCAATGAAGCCCTGAAAGCGGTAAAAGGTGCTGATGCTTTTATATTCGGTTCTTTATCTGTAAGAAACCAAGTGAGTTGGGAAACACTTTACCACCTGCTGCACGAACCTGTCCTTAAGATTTTTGACATCAATCTCAGGGCACCTTTCTATGATTTTGAGCAGATAGAAATCATCCTTGGCTATACGGACATTTTAAAAATCAACGAACACGAGCTGCTCATAGTGGCCGACTACTTTGATATTGATTTGCCCGAGAAATCCACACATCTGGAAAAGTCCAAAATGGTCTGTGCTTATTTGACAGAACACTTCCCCATTTCGATGGTCTGCATCACCTTGGGGGACAAAGGGGCTATGATCTATCAGGAAGGTAACATCACCTCCCATCCCGGATACAGCGTAAAAGTAGAAGATACAGTAGGTTCAGGGGATGCATTTCTCAGTGGTTTTGTCAAGACATATCTGGAAGGAAAAAGACCTCAAGATATTTTGGATTTTGCCTGTGCGATGGGAGCCTATGTCGCTACCCAAAAGGGAGGCACACCAAGGTATGAGATAGAAGATGTGTTGAGGGTGAAAGAGGCTGCAAAGTGA
- a CDS encoding sodium/sugar symporter, which produces MLLEPLDLIVFIGYGCLIIGLGLFVSREKKGHVKDSKDYFLASKALPWWAVGASLIASNISAEQFIGMSGSGFALGLAIATYEWMAAATLLVVAIFFLPVYIKKGIYTMPGFLLDRYDARVRTTMAVFWILLYVLVNLTSVLYLGALSLNTILDVPMTYGIIGLAMFAMVYSIYGGLKAVAWTDVVQVFFLVAGGLATTYLALNIVGDGNAWEGLGLLRKEVPGHFSMILDKGEMMISDGKGGVEDAYSLLPGLSVLVGGMWIVNLSYWGFNQYITQRALAAKDLNEAQLGVIFAGFLKLLMPLIVVIPGIAALVIVNKGGDGSFIQSMTDPVSGLIKSDRAYPTLLQLLPAGLKGLAFAALTAAIVSSLASMANSTSTIFTMDIYKQYIDKDATEVKQVRVGRIAAFVAFLVAALVAPALGTLDQAFQFIQEYTGFVSPGVFAIFFFGVFWKKTTSNAALTAAVLTIPLSTVLKFGMPDLPFLDRMGVVFLIIAALIVAISLFEGKGKDHPKSIEINKELFKTSMTFKIGAIVIAAIIAVLYIIFW; this is translated from the coding sequence ATGCTATTAGAACCACTTGACCTCATTGTCTTTATCGGCTATGGTTGTCTCATTATTGGACTTGGCTTGTTTGTTTCCAGGGAGAAGAAAGGCCATGTCAAAGATTCCAAAGATTATTTTTTAGCATCCAAGGCGCTTCCATGGTGGGCTGTGGGGGCATCACTGATTGCTTCCAATATTTCAGCTGAGCAGTTTATCGGGATGTCGGGATCAGGATTTGCGTTAGGACTGGCCATTGCGACTTATGAATGGATGGCAGCTGCCACACTTTTGGTTGTTGCTATATTTTTCCTGCCGGTTTATATCAAAAAAGGTATTTATACCATGCCCGGATTTTTGCTGGACAGGTATGATGCCAGGGTAAGGACTACTATGGCAGTTTTTTGGATTTTATTGTATGTCTTGGTCAACCTCACTTCTGTACTTTATCTAGGTGCATTAAGCTTGAATACGATTTTGGATGTCCCCATGACTTATGGGATTATCGGCTTGGCTATGTTTGCCATGGTCTATTCCATATATGGAGGTTTAAAAGCAGTAGCTTGGACAGATGTAGTACAGGTGTTTTTCCTTGTCGCAGGTGGTTTGGCAACCACCTATTTGGCTTTGAACATTGTAGGAGATGGAAATGCCTGGGAGGGATTAGGCCTTTTGAGAAAGGAAGTACCTGGCCATTTTTCCATGATTTTGGATAAGGGAGAAATGATGATTTCGGACGGAAAAGGAGGAGTCGAAGATGCTTATTCTCTGCTTCCGGGTTTAAGTGTCCTGGTAGGAGGGATGTGGATTGTGAACCTGAGTTATTGGGGCTTCAATCAATACATCACCCAGAGGGCATTGGCTGCCAAGGATCTCAATGAAGCCCAATTAGGAGTGATATTTGCTGGATTTTTGAAATTATTGATGCCGTTGATCGTGGTGATTCCCGGAATTGCTGCTTTGGTAATTGTCAATAAAGGTGGTGATGGATCATTTATACAGTCCATGACAGATCCGGTTTCCGGATTGATCAAGTCGGATAGGGCATATCCCACTTTGCTTCAACTATTGCCCGCCGGATTAAAAGGATTGGCATTTGCAGCTTTGACAGCCGCTATCGTTTCTTCATTGGCATCCATGGCTAACAGTACTTCGACAATTTTCACGATGGATATCTATAAGCAGTATATTGATAAAGATGCCACAGAAGTGAAGCAGGTTCGGGTAGGAAGGATTGCAGCATTTGTAGCGTTTTTGGTGGCTGCTTTAGTGGCCCCTGCATTGGGTACTTTGGATCAGGCTTTCCAGTTTATTCAGGAATATACTGGTTTTGTTTCTCCTGGTGTATTTGCCATATTCTTCTTTGGGGTGTTCTGGAAAAAGACCACTTCCAATGCTGCATTGACCGCAGCTGTGCTTACGATTCCTCTGTCCACGGTGCTCAAATTTGGCATGCCTGATCTTCCCTTTCTTGACAGAATGGGAGTAGTATTTTTGATTATTGCAGCCTTAATCGTTGCAATCAGCTTGTTTGAAGGAAAAGGCAAAGATCATCCTAAGAGCATTGAAATCAATAAAGAGCTATTCAAAACAAGCATGACTTTTAAGATAGGCGCTATTGTCATTGCCGCCATCATTGCAGTTTTATACATTATATTTTGGTAA
- a CDS encoding glycoside hydrolase family 32 protein codes for MKNPFLLFIAFFILFISCKENYKETNQEELVFNEPFRPQYHFSPPSQWMNDPNGMVYWDGEYHLFYQYYPDSNVWGPMHWGHAVSKDLVYWEHLPVALYPDENGWIFSGSAVIDHQNTSGLGTKENPAMVAIFTFHDPVGEKNGRDDFQTQGIAYSTDKGRTWTMYEGNPVLKGPGIKDFRDPKVFWHTESNLWIMSLAVKDKISFYASPNLIDWTYLSDFNPAWAAYGGVWECPDLFPLTTEDGETKWILFVSINPGGPQGGSATQYFIGDFDGTTFKTTTQSVKWLDWGADNYAGVTWSNVPETDGRRLFIGWMGNWNYAQVVPTHPWRSAMTVPRSLHLSKKGDDYLLLSRPIEELKKLRASQAEIKGEKIQLENELMELDLRTKSSDFRLELANAFGEKLVLTGDKENLRLDRSQSGIIDFEKGFANAQIASLNEIAVETLTIYLDRSSIEVFVNGGELVLTSIQFPKQPYDKLRLEGFEPSNRAYSLKSIWRK; via the coding sequence ATGAAAAACCCCTTTCTCCTTTTCATCGCATTTTTCATCCTTTTTATATCCTGCAAAGAAAATTATAAAGAAACAAACCAAGAGGAATTGGTATTTAATGAACCCTTCCGTCCCCAATACCATTTTTCCCCTCCCAGCCAATGGATGAATGATCCAAATGGGATGGTGTATTGGGATGGGGAATACCACCTTTTCTATCAGTACTATCCTGACAGCAATGTGTGGGGCCCCATGCACTGGGGACATGCTGTCTCCAAAGACCTGGTATATTGGGAACATCTACCTGTAGCCCTCTATCCTGACGAAAATGGATGGATTTTTTCAGGATCAGCTGTGATCGACCATCAAAATACCAGTGGTTTGGGAACCAAGGAAAACCCTGCCATGGTAGCCATTTTTACCTTTCATGACCCTGTAGGTGAAAAAAATGGCAGGGATGATTTTCAGACCCAAGGCATTGCTTACAGCACTGATAAAGGAAGAACTTGGACCATGTACGAAGGCAACCCTGTATTAAAAGGTCCAGGAATTAAGGATTTCAGAGACCCCAAAGTTTTCTGGCATACTGAGAGTAATCTCTGGATCATGTCCTTAGCTGTAAAAGATAAAATAAGTTTTTATGCCTCTCCTAACCTGATCGACTGGACCTATTTAAGTGATTTTAATCCAGCATGGGCTGCTTATGGAGGCGTCTGGGAATGCCCTGATCTTTTTCCATTGACTACTGAGGATGGTGAAACCAAATGGATTCTATTTGTCAGCATTAATCCTGGCGGTCCTCAGGGTGGTTCCGCCACCCAATATTTCATAGGTGATTTCGACGGCACTACTTTTAAAACAACCACGCAATCTGTCAAGTGGCTGGATTGGGGCGCCGACAATTATGCAGGTGTAACCTGGTCCAATGTGCCCGAAACGGATGGAAGAAGATTATTTATCGGTTGGATGGGCAATTGGAATTATGCCCAGGTAGTACCTACCCATCCTTGGAGATCGGCCATGACTGTGCCGCGCTCCCTTCATCTTTCCAAAAAAGGTGATGATTACCTATTGTTATCAAGACCTATTGAAGAACTGAAAAAATTAAGGGCCAGTCAAGCTGAAATAAAAGGTGAGAAAATCCAGCTGGAAAATGAATTGATGGAACTGGATTTACGGACTAAATCGTCTGATTTCCGCCTGGAACTTGCCAATGCTTTTGGGGAAAAACTGGTATTAACTGGGGATAAAGAAAACCTGAGGCTGGACAGGAGCCAATCAGGGATCATAGATTTTGAGAAAGGCTTTGCCAATGCACAAATTGCCTCCTTAAACGAAATAGCGGTTGAGACCCTGACCATTTACCTGGACAGGTCCTCGATCGAGGTTTTTGTCAACGGGGGAGAACTGGTCCTGACATCCATACAATTTCCCAAACAGCCTTATGATAAACTGAGGCTGGAAGGTTTTGAACCGTCCAATCGTGCCTATTCACTCAAAAGCATTTGGAGAAAATAA
- a CDS encoding sugar porter family MFS transporter, with amino-acid sequence MQSKNYVLFLSITAALGGFLFGFDTAVISGAERDIQELWDLSDWSHGLAVAMALYGTVIGALFGGIPADRYGRKASLLWIGIFYLVSALGSALANDVNTFMFFRFLGGLGVGASSVVAPMYISEIAPASRRGQLVALYQFNIVFGILMAYFSNYLIGTANLNEAWRWMLGVEAIPALLYAVLIMKVPRSPRWLIAKRGDFDAAREILSKTDPEGVDAAMQLAIAESKETKGKVAVTALFDPRFRKISFFAFLMAFFNQMSGINAIIYFAPRIFESAGIATEDALLSTIGIGVINLVATMLGLYFIDKLGRRKLMYIGSVGYIISLSLMAYSYFGGAVSNVLLPYFVFIFIASHAIGQGSVIWVFIAEIFPNELRAFGQSLGSFTHWILAALIANVFPFFANTFGAGNIFAFFALMMVLQLIWVAFRMPETKGKSLEEIQKDLRKNHV; translated from the coding sequence ATGCAAAGTAAAAATTATGTGCTTTTTCTGTCTATTACTGCCGCATTGGGCGGCTTTTTGTTTGGATTTGATACCGCAGTGATATCCGGGGCAGAAAGAGACATTCAGGAACTCTGGGACTTAAGTGACTGGAGCCATGGCTTGGCAGTGGCCATGGCCCTCTATGGCACTGTCATAGGGGCCCTCTTTGGCGGAATCCCTGCTGATAGATATGGCAGAAAAGCATCCCTACTCTGGATAGGAATTTTTTATCTGGTATCTGCCCTGGGCTCTGCGCTGGCCAATGATGTCAACACTTTTATGTTTTTCAGGTTTTTGGGAGGGCTGGGTGTAGGGGCTTCTTCAGTGGTGGCACCCATGTATATCTCCGAAATCGCACCAGCTTCCCGCAGAGGGCAATTGGTGGCCTTATACCAATTCAATATCGTATTTGGAATTCTGATGGCCTATTTCTCTAATTACCTGATAGGGACAGCCAACCTGAATGAAGCCTGGAGGTGGATGCTGGGTGTAGAAGCCATTCCGGCTTTATTGTATGCTGTGCTGATTATGAAAGTACCTAGAAGTCCAAGATGGCTGATTGCCAAAAGAGGGGATTTCGATGCAGCAAGGGAAATCCTCAGCAAAACTGATCCAGAAGGTGTGGATGCTGCCATGCAACTGGCCATTGCCGAAAGCAAAGAAACTAAAGGCAAAGTAGCTGTCACAGCCTTGTTTGACCCCAGATTTCGGAAAATCTCTTTTTTCGCATTTTTGATGGCCTTCTTTAACCAGATGTCCGGGATCAACGCCATTATCTATTTTGCCCCTAGAATATTTGAATCAGCTGGAATAGCCACTGAAGATGCACTACTGTCCACCATTGGTATCGGCGTTATCAATTTGGTGGCCACCATGTTGGGGCTGTACTTTATTGACAAACTGGGCAGAAGAAAACTTATGTATATAGGTTCGGTGGGTTATATCATATCGCTTTCCCTGATGGCCTACAGTTATTTTGGCGGTGCAGTAAGCAATGTGCTTCTTCCTTACTTCGTATTTATTTTCATCGCTTCTCATGCCATAGGCCAGGGATCAGTGATATGGGTATTTATTGCGGAGATTTTCCCCAATGAATTGAGGGCCTTTGGACAATCTTTGGGGTCTTTTACCCATTGGATTTTGGCCGCACTGATCGCCAATGTATTCCCTTTCTTTGCCAATACGTTTGGAGCTGGAAACATCTTTGCTTTTTTTGCATTGATGATGGTTCTGCAATTGATATGGGTAGCCTTCCGTATGCCGGAAACCAAAGGAAAATCACTGGAAGAAATTCAAAAAGATTTACGGAAAAATCATGTCTAA
- a CDS encoding endo-1,4-beta-xylanase, translating into MKASFKFFVILAGIFISRPVSSQENELVLKDMFKDAFYIGTAISYRQASGEEQQALPLLEKHFNSITSENMMKWGPIHPEPDRYNFVSADHFVQLGKKLNAFIIGHTLVWHQQTPKWVYQNTQGEMLSKAGLLERLENHIGTLVGRYKGQVHGWDVVNEVFEDDGTYRESEWYQITGKDFIFHAFQKAHAMDPEAELYYNDYNLWKPEKREAAIALAKELREKGLRVDGIGMQGHYMLDSPPVEMIEASIIAISNAGFKVMVTEMDVDVLPRPRASEGADLNKNYALDEKFNPYKEGLPEDVAEKFAKRYAEIFSVFYKHRDKIERVTLWGLHDGASWLNNWPVRGRTNYPLLLDRNYKEKMEVFKAISIQVYN; encoded by the coding sequence ATGAAGGCCTCATTCAAATTCTTCGTAATCCTTGCAGGCATTTTCATAAGCCGACCTGTATCCAGCCAAGAAAACGAACTAGTGTTAAAGGACATGTTCAAAGATGCATTTTATATTGGTACTGCCATCAGCTACAGACAAGCCTCCGGGGAAGAACAGCAAGCTTTACCCTTATTGGAAAAGCATTTCAACAGCATCACTTCTGAAAATATGATGAAATGGGGACCTATTCATCCAGAACCCGACAGGTACAACTTTGTATCCGCAGACCATTTTGTCCAGCTTGGAAAAAAATTGAATGCGTTTATTATTGGTCATACTTTGGTTTGGCACCAGCAAACGCCCAAATGGGTGTATCAAAATACACAGGGAGAAATGCTGAGCAAAGCGGGATTATTGGAAAGATTGGAAAACCACATTGGAACCTTGGTCGGACGTTACAAAGGACAGGTACATGGCTGGGATGTAGTCAATGAAGTTTTTGAGGATGATGGGACTTACAGGGAGTCGGAATGGTATCAGATTACCGGAAAGGATTTCATTTTCCACGCATTTCAAAAAGCCCATGCTATGGATCCGGAGGCAGAATTGTATTACAATGATTACAACTTATGGAAACCGGAAAAAAGAGAGGCAGCGATTGCCTTGGCCAAAGAATTAAGAGAAAAGGGGTTGAGGGTCGATGGAATCGGCATGCAGGGGCATTATATGCTGGACTCGCCTCCGGTAGAAATGATTGAGGCTTCCATCATTGCGATATCAAATGCCGGTTTTAAAGTGATGGTAACAGAAATGGATGTGGATGTACTTCCCAGACCCAGGGCAAGCGAGGGAGCCGACCTGAATAAAAATTATGCTTTGGATGAAAAATTCAACCCTTACAAAGAGGGTTTGCCTGAAGATGTTGCGGAAAAATTCGCCAAAAGGTATGCAGAGATTTTTTCAGTTTTCTACAAACACCGAGATAAAATTGAAAGGGTTACACTTTGGGGATTACATGATGGAGCTTCCTGGCTGAACAATTGGCCTGTGCGCGGACGCACCAATTACCCATTACTTTTGGACAGGAATTACAAGGAGAAAATGGAGGTATTCAAGGCCATTTCAATTCAAGTTTACAATTAA
- a CDS encoding xylulokinase: protein MRRLLLGYDIGSSSVKATLLDADTGKVVASEGLPKVEMPIAAPQKDWAEQDPEMWWKYIVETTQAVTRQAQVKSGELKAIGISYQMHGLVCVDKEGKVLRPSIIWCDSRAVAIGNKAFEVLGEGYCLSNLLNSPGNFTASKLRWVQENEPELYAKIHKIMLPGDYIAMKLSSEIKTSETGLSEGIFWDFKENGVSKKLLDYYKIDSSLLAEVVPSFSHQGTVTSQAADILGIDAGVPITYRAGDQPNNAFSLNVLEEGELATTAGTSGTVYGVSNSPVYDPQSRVNTFVHVNHSQKDPRYGVLLCINGTGILNSWIKRLIGGEAITYPQMNDLASETAIGAEGLSFIPFGNGVERIMQNKPVGAHMIGLNLLQHDRRHVLRAVQEGIVSSLKYGFDIMKAMGLNLNTVKAGKANMFLSPLFREAFVNMNQVSLELYDTDGSQGAARGAGIGAGIYADAKEAFAGLERLSVFEPEKEKVAAYTEVYGQWKAALSKVM, encoded by the coding sequence ATGAGAAGATTATTATTAGGTTACGATATAGGGAGCTCCTCGGTAAAGGCCACGCTGTTGGACGCAGATACAGGGAAAGTGGTCGCATCAGAAGGTCTTCCAAAAGTAGAAATGCCGATCGCTGCACCCCAAAAAGACTGGGCCGAGCAGGATCCTGAAATGTGGTGGAAATACATCGTTGAAACCACCCAAGCAGTTACTCGGCAGGCCCAAGTGAAATCGGGAGAGCTGAAGGCCATTGGGATTTCCTATCAGATGCATGGGTTGGTGTGTGTGGACAAAGAAGGGAAAGTGTTACGTCCATCTATCATTTGGTGTGACAGCAGGGCAGTAGCCATTGGCAATAAAGCCTTTGAGGTTTTGGGAGAAGGATATTGTTTGTCTAATCTCTTGAATTCTCCAGGCAATTTCACAGCTTCCAAACTCAGGTGGGTGCAGGAAAATGAGCCAGAGCTTTATGCGAAAATCCATAAAATCATGCTTCCTGGGGACTACATAGCCATGAAGCTGAGCAGTGAGATCAAAACTTCGGAGACAGGTTTGTCAGAGGGGATCTTTTGGGATTTCAAAGAAAATGGCGTTTCTAAAAAATTATTGGATTATTATAAAATTGACTCCAGCCTTCTGGCAGAAGTGGTGCCCTCATTCAGCCATCAAGGTACTGTCACCTCACAAGCAGCGGATATATTAGGAATAGATGCGGGAGTACCTATTACTTATCGGGCAGGAGATCAGCCCAATAATGCTTTTTCTTTGAATGTATTGGAAGAAGGAGAACTGGCTACTACGGCAGGGACTTCAGGGACGGTCTATGGGGTAAGCAATTCACCCGTTTACGATCCCCAATCCAGGGTCAATACCTTTGTTCACGTCAATCATAGCCAAAAAGATCCGCGATACGGTGTACTGCTCTGTATCAATGGAACGGGGATTTTGAACAGTTGGATTAAGCGGTTGATAGGAGGGGAGGCCATCACTTATCCTCAAATGAATGATTTGGCGAGTGAAACGGCCATTGGGGCAGAGGGGTTAAGTTTTATTCCTTTTGGCAACGGTGTGGAAAGGATCATGCAGAACAAGCCGGTAGGTGCACATATGATTGGGCTGAATTTGCTGCAGCATGACAGAAGGCATGTGCTCAGGGCGGTCCAAGAAGGCATTGTTTCTTCCCTTAAGTATGGTTTTGATATTATGAAAGCCATGGGATTGAACCTGAATACCGTGAAAGCCGGTAAGGCCAATATGTTTCTCAGTCCTTTGTTTAGAGAAGCATTTGTCAATATGAACCAAGTGAGTTTGGAGTTATACGATACCGATGGTTCCCAGGGAGCTGCCAGGGGGGCTGGAATAGGTGCCGGTATTTATGCGGATGCGAAGGAAGCCTTTGCCGGTCTGGAGCGTTTGTCCGTGTTTGAACCGGAGAAAGAGAAGGTAGCGGCATACACTGAGGTATATGGGCAGTGGAAAGCTGCACTTTCCAAGGTGATGTAA